In Schizosaccharomyces osmophilus chromosome 1, complete sequence, the genomic window CCTGTTTATTTGAAACGTGAAGATCTTACCCCcgttttctctttcaaagtTCGTGGTGCTCACAACAAGATGGCATCTCTTGACCCGAAATTGCTGGAACGCGGTGTCATTGCCTGTTCAGCCGGTAACCATGCCCAGGGTGTTGCTTATTCTGCTAAACAACTGGGTGTAAAGGCAACTATTGTGATGCCCCAAAACACTCCCGACATCAAATGGAAAAACGTAAAAAGACTCGGCGCTAACGTTTTGTTACATGGGGCCAATTTTGATATCGCAAAGCAAGAATGCAATCGTCTCGCGGAGGAACACAACCTTCGTATCATCCACCCTTATGATGATCCTTACGTTATTGCTGGACAAGGTACTGTTGGTTTGGAGATTCTTCACCAATTGGACCTCCGTAAATTAGATGCTATTTACTGTGCTATCGGTGGTGGTGGTCTTATTGCCGGTATTAGTGCTTATGTAAAGCGAATTGCTCCTCATGTCAAAATTATTGGTGTCGAAACCTTTGATGCTGATGCGTTTTCACGCTCCgtagaagagaaaaagcgTGTTACCTTGAAGGATGTAGGTTTGTTTGCCGACGGTACCGCTGTCAAGATTGTGGGTCAAGAAACCTATCGGGTTGCTTCCAAGTATGTTGATGATGTTGTTTTGGTCGATAAAGATGAAATTTGTGCTGCCATCAAAGATGTCTTTTTGGATACCCGTTCCGTCGTCGAACCTTCAGGTGCTATGTCTGTTGCCGGTATGAAGCGTTATATGGCAAAGCACAAGCCTCAAAATACAGATTCCGCCTCTCAAGTATGCGTCTTGTCTGGCGCCAACATGGATTTTGATCGTCTTCGTTTTGTCGCCGAACGTGCCGACCTTGGTTTGAATAAGGAAGTTTTCTTGAGCGTGACTATCCCTGAACGCCCTGGATCTTTTGAGAAACTCCACAGTATCATTACTCCTCGAAGCATTACTGAGTTCTCTTACCGCTACGACAACTCTGAGTATGCCAATATTTACACATCGTTTGTCGTCCAAGATCGCGTGAAAGAACTTCCTGAGgtgcttcaaaaaatttcagaGCACAACATGGTTGCCGAAGACATTAGCGACAATGAGCTTGCTAAGACACATGCCCGTTATCTCATCGGCGGTAAATCCGACGTCTTAAATGAACGTTTGTATCGCTTTGAATTTCCTGAACGTCCTGGAGCTCTTAGCAAATTCTTGAAGAGTTTGAAGGAAGTATGCAGTATTTCCTTGTTCCATTACAGAAATTGTGGTGGTGATACTGCCAATGTGCTTGCTGGTTTGCAAGTCAAGGAAGGTCaattgaagaagttgaacGATATATTAGAGACGATGGGCTATGCCTGGGTTGATGAAAGCAACAATCCTGTATATTTGCGTTATTTAAGAAAATAGTTACATTCAATCGAAAACttgtgaaaaaaaaggactGCAAAGTAGTTTATGGAAGTTGAGAATTCCAAtggttgaaaaaaagaaagatagtttttgctttctatCGCAGTCGTCAACGTTTATCTTgttatttccttttcaattcaagcCGAGGTTTATGAGATAGGTTGAAAGGATCGTACATCTTTTTGGTATATATAGGGAAATGGGATCGTGTTTCTCCCGGAAAAGGATCccctttttattttatgcAAGTGTTGAAGAAGGGTTATTTACTCTGCAACTAGAACTGTATATCGATTTGGTGGTTTATAgaagaataataaaataatttcattaCATTTTAGGTGGGTACAAATATGTTGACTAGCATCGTAAGGTGGAAGGAGGATGGACAAAACTAATTACCAATTTCGAATGCCATTGCAGgaaaattctttcatcaCTTCATGTCTTAAAACCCCCAGTAGCAGCGCAGCGGTGTACGCGGTTAGTAGTTGGTCGCTCAATAAGTCCATCAAAGAAGGGTGTTTATTCCTCAGTAACAAAACCTTTGGTTTTAAGAGCATCTTGTGCTTCTTTAATATCCTATTTGCGTCAACGTCAGTACAAATTCTACAAACaactcaaaaaaaaggaaacaatccaataaaagcaaaaaaacataCATTGACTAAGTCCACATAAGCTTGAGGTTTATCGTGAGTCGTAGCAACGTTATACAACAATGTAACACCTAAATAAGAGCCAAATGCcagaataaataaataaggTGTATAGGGACGCAAACTCGACCATggttcttccaaatcaaaTAAGTACGTTACGCGGTACAAGATTGTGAGTAAAACGTAGTACAGTATaatcttttgaattctctgcattttgaacaaataaaagatatCGGTAAGtcaaagatgaagaaatgTTGCAGTTCTCTGAGTAGACGAGAGATGCATTGTCTCCACTTACTGACACATAACGAGTACGATGTTAGAATGAAATCCGGCTTTACGAAAAATAGCACCAGGTTACGGTTATTTGTTAAAACGATAAGGACACTTACCAAAGCATGCAATTTACACTTACCAGCTATGTGAAAAGCGTTTCTTATTGAGAGTTTATGAGGGTTTCTTAAATCTCTTtcgtaaataaacaatagTGGAAAAGTGAATGTGATGACTTCCAAAGAATTAGATTTTCGGTATTTGTGAATGAAGATTTGATGGCTGAACAATGCTGTttattttgcaaaagcaTTGTGCTGGGAGGACAGTaaatgaacttgaaaagatgttgtttttgttcattgAAACCGTTTGCGTTCGTCCTTTCATCtgcttattttttttctttctatgagtttttttctcttttagTTTAATGCATAATTGCCATACTTTGTTGTCTAGCGTCTTCCGTGAAGAATCGGCAATTCACTCGGACCGGATGGTTTGACTTGCCAAATATAGCAATAGCCACTACCAACTTTAGCATCGCACAGGATTCAATTGAACTTATTAGGAAAGAATCAATAGTACAGTTTCCAATGATAGGAAGAAATCCAGAAAACTACATTAAGCATGTTATCCGAAACGTCTATAACGACTTTCAGCTGTTGATTGACGAAGGCGTTTTGGACAACGATGCTCTTCATTggcttcaacaaaaacttcCCTCTGAAGGCAATGGAGTTGTCACTCCAACAACGAAAGCTAGAAAAGCTGATGTTCAAGCGTCTTCTGACTCTGCTTCGGAACCCCAGACTAGTTTTGTGACATCCAAGGTTGCTTCACTTTCTGTAAAccaaaatgaagaaaaaacaccTATGGATCAATCTCCCTCAAATGTCTCCGGCCCTCAGCCCAGCCCTAGCAATCCTGATAAAGCATCTGCTGAACAGCTTAGTGCAGAGGCACACTTGCCTCCTCCTCCAAGTTATCCTCACGCTGTGGAAAACAGCACAATTGAGCGTGTCGTTGCCCTGTACAATTTCCCAGGCCCTGATGCCGGTGATCTACCCTTCAACACTGGCGATGTGATTGATGTGAAGGAACACATCAACAAGGACTGGTGGCGTGGTAGTCTCCATGGAAGAGAGGGCATTTTCCCTTCCAACtatgtttcctttttgcaAGATCCTTCAACCAGGCCACCTGCCCAGTATCCTTCTCCTGGCAGCTCTTCGTTCGCCCCGGGATATCCTCAGGGTTATGGTGGTCAACAACAACCCGTCGTTGTGGCACAAAACCCATCTCCCAAAAAGAACAACGGCTTGAAGAAGTTTGGTAGCAACGTTGGAAGCGCCTTTGTTTTCGGTGCAGGTGCTACCGCTGGTGCCGACCTTGTCAACTCTATCTTTTAAAACGTTCATCGTCTGGTTTCCAATTTGTGTTTACGTCTcctacttttatttttctgtatCTTTACGGTTCCcttttcatgttttcttttatgaaagaatttcCTTGGCTATTTGCCAAGCCAGCTGTGGTATGTTGGACGCAttttaatctttttttcttgtcttttcgTACTGTGTAGCTTTTTGCttacattttttaaatttgcTGTTTATCATTCCTATGTTTTTtagtcttttttttttttttttttttgttgttgttgttgtattactttataaaatttacATTTCatggatttttttgtatgatGAATggtagaaaagaaaactcttATTCAATCTTTGCTTGCTAAAGAGCACATCTCTCCTTTTTCTCAAAGGAGGAACGAATTATCACTAATGATTCATAAATTCATTGGTAGGAATACAGAAAAGgtgaaaaataaataagtcGACTAACGAATGGTTCcaatgaaaaaacaatcattACAAACAAGGACAAAAGGTCATTAGGATGTGAGACGAAAGCACTGAAACAATGGTTTCAAGTGTGTGTCCCAATTCAAACATAGAGAAAACGGTACATCAAAAGGCATAGAAAGATtgaaaataccaaaaagtaaaaaagatagaaagaGCAACAAACAAGATGAAGTAGGAGAAAGATCAAAGGGAGATGTAAAGAGAGGAAAGAGACTGCAACAATCCTACAAAATTAAGTCAACATTTTTCgaacaaaacaaatgaaaacaacaacGGCATTAAGATATTAAAAAATCGAGGATTGTTGCATTgcaatgaaaaatgaagccTTTATAAAGTCTTTAGAAAGGAAACACAAGAAGGAATCCATTCGaccaaaataaaaatcataaaGGAATGATTTTTCGCTTTCGacctttgtttgtttacatgcTCTGGCGAGATTCATTGTTTACGCGTTCGGTAATATCCATGGTCGCGTCGCCCATGGGTGTATGAAAGAGATCAAACAGGGTCGTCTCGTTCATGATATCCGAGGCCGCTAGAGCACGCTTTGTAGATTTAACGGAGGTATCGTTGGAGCTCTTTGAAACATTCTCCTTATTTTCGAATTCCGCTGTAATCAAAGGAACAGTCGCTGGAGAACGACGGTAAGTGCATTTTGTGCGTTTCATAGGATAGCTACGTAGAGGTGACAGTATCGATGCGTTACCTGTAGCACCAGAagtgtttgttttggaGACACGAGCTGCAGTAGTAGTAGGAGAAACAGAAGAGCTGCGTTGGGtttgaagagaagaagcatTGATGTTGGAAGGGTTCATTttgtgaagaaaaatggaaattattaaagaattgtttattattaaGTTGCAAAACAGTCAGTGGAGGCTAAAGAAGTAGGTGAAATTGGTGCTGTACTTATAATAAATCAGTCTGCCCTTTCAACCCAACTCCTTCAAGCAGAAGACTCGAAACCTTGTAAACAATTAgatacagaaaaaagaaaggaaacgatgtaaaaaaggtattttttaaataatttccaggaaaactcaaaaattggttttgaaaactCCAGGTCTACTGAAAAATACTCTGAATTGTCTCttacaattcttttttcttttccttgtgtattcaattcatttaCATCCTTTGATTTTCTTAGTCCACTTCTTTGGGTCGTCTATGGTCGCGCCGCGACGTCTCTCCACattcataaataaaacgTTTAGGACGAGACCCAAGTGGTGAAAAGGAATAGCAAACGTACAGAGGACTCTACGTGTCGAATtccattcaaaaaacttCAAGGCAATTGCTCCAATTGCGGAAACTCTTTCTGCAGAAAACtactttctttaaaacagGTAACAATATCACTAAAGTGGTGTAGTATGATACTGAGGGTACAAGGTTTGTTTATCTTCcaattcactttttttgatCCACCATAGGAGCTCTCTAGAAAGCGCATCAAGGCTAAAAGGTTTTACCTTGAGagataaattttttattatttgtaaaaaaaacTAGTTAAACCAGCAAGCGTCCTTGAATCTTGTCTTTTTCGCTTCCCATTCCGTTTAAGGGTATCTATGAAAGAAACACCAAACTAAAAGGCAAGACAATATTTACCAACAGAAGCTTCAAGAATGTCGGAGTGAATTACCACGACGTTTCAAGGAAACCGCCGAAATGGCCCTTTGTTTACGTCTCCTCCATAACCGAACATGATTAGGTTATCAATGACGAGGAAGTCTTCGACTGCAGATGTAATCATCCTGTAAagagtaaacaaaccaacCTCCTCTGCAAAATTcgttcaacaaaaacagaaccagagaagaagaacaaaaaaaggaaacgcTGGAATTTAAGAATGGAGTTCTTAAGACATTCTTGAGGTTTCcctaagaaaaaaagaaactacCAGTTACGATCCTTCCAtgggtttctttttccgCTTCATCGCTTTCATCAAATTGTTGAGATGGCAAGTTGCAGTCCATCAGGATTCCATTTCTCTGCTTCCAATGCAAAGGACATTATTGCTTTTCGACCTTGTTTTCGGGTAGGAGACATACCGATGCCAATCATTTGACCGCAGAGACGTTCCTTTATGTCAGTATGACTCTTGTTGGTATCATCAAGATGAAACGCTTCTTTGTACTTGGCTGGGCTTATATAACCACTGgattccttctttcttttttcatacatataaacaaacctttTTATTATCGTCACAAAAACAAccaatctttttttttgagaggagccaaaaaaatacaacaCTCATTATCCAAGGCTTTCTTTCCCCTTTTGGAAATAAATTAAAGCAGTAAGCAACACTTATTTTCTTGCGTTTCATATTCTTCGTTTGGGTTTCCAAACATTTCtactctctttttcttttccttattCTTATTCTCATCTGTCTacttcatttcttttgtaaactttgtttcattccttCAATCTACTTTACGATCATGACGAGCAACAACATCATAAACATTGGATCCTTGGAGGTTCTATTTTCTCCAGAGATCATCGAGCAGTGCTTGAATGTCTGTCAGCTACCCACATCTTTGCTGTACGATGAAAAGGGTTTACAGCTGTTTGACAAAATCACAGAGACCGAAGAGTATTATTTATTCGACTGTGAACTGTCTATCTTGCAAAGAAATAGCGACACAATTGCTCAAGAACTCTTGTCACCTGACCTACCAAACACAGTCGTTGAGCTCGGCTGTGGTGCTATgcataaaacaaaacatttgCTTGATGCCTTTGAACGCAGCGGCAAGGATGTTAACTTTTATGCGTTGGACTTGAATGAGGATGAACTACGCAGAGGCCTCTCCCAACTAGAACAACATGCCTCTTACAAACATGTAAAGATAGCGGGCATTTGTGGATGCTTTGACATGTTCTTacaaaacattgaaaaatttcGTGGCCCCGCCAATGGCCAAATCAGTATTCTCTATTTGGGTTCTTCCATTGGTAACTTCAATCGCGACTCGGCCACTAAGTTTCTcaaatctttttctgaTCGGCTTGCCATTGGTGACAAACTCCTTCTTAGCTTTGATCACCGTAATTCAGCAGAATTGGTTCAACGTGCCTACGACGACTCTAGTCACGTCACTGAGACCTTTGAGAAAAACATTCTCACCAGCGCAAACCGTGTCTTCGGTGAAGACTTGTTCAACGAAAGCGATTGGGATTATGTTAGCAAATATGACGAAGATATAGGGGTTCATCGTGCCTATTTGagagcaaaaaaagatatcaCCATTGCAAAAGGCCCTATGAAATTTGACTTCAAGGCTGGccatcttcttttatgtGAGGAAAGTTGGAAGAGCAATGACAATGAATGTCGTGAAATCATTCGTAATGGCAATTTTGTAGTCAATAACGTCTATACAAATGTCATCCCTAGTTACTCCGTCTATGTTGGATCCAAGTCTTCTCCAAATCTTCCTCAGGTTCCCAACGAAGCTCCAATTTCATTGGAAGAATGGTCACAAACAAGAGCTATTTGGCTTTTCGTTACCAACAAACTCCTAAATGACTCAAATATCTTTAATGTATGGATTCCTTTGAGACacccttttgttttctatatGGGCCATATTCCGGTCTTCAACGACATCTATCTGTCCCgcatttttgaaaacccAGCTACGGCACCGAAAAGGGAATATTGGGATTGGTTCCAAAGAGGTATCGATCCCGATGTCGAAAACCCTGAACACTGCCATTGGCATTCACAAGCCCCTCCCAATTGGCCATCTCCAAACGAATTACGCTCTTACGAAGTCGCTTCTTGGCAAAATCATATTTTAAAATTGTTCGACGGAAGCCATGCCCTGTCGCCATCCCAAAAACGTATAGTTTGGTTATGTTATGAACACGTCGCCATGCATATCGAAACTACGCTGTACATATATGTACAGTCTTTCCAACACCCCAAGCAGAACAATGTTATCTGTGGCTTGCCTCCATGCAAAACTCCAAAGTTAGAGAAAGACCCTAGTTGGATCAAGTTTTCTAATGGACAAGTCCTTTTAGGCTTACCAATTCAAAATGACCGAAATACCAGTTCAAATCCTGAAAAACCCGATGAGCAAGAGTTTTTTGGATGGGATAATGAAAAACCTTCAAGAATTGAACAAGTTTCCCCTTTTCAAATAGCTAACCGACCAATTTCAAACGGTGAATACCTAGACTATTTAGAAAGTAAACCCGCTAGCGATAAACACTATCCGAAATTATGGAAACTGATTGATGGTAAGCTGTACTTAAAAACAATGTATGGACTGCTTCCTCTCGAAAATTATTCCAGTTGGCCAGTAATGgcatcttttgaagaa contains:
- the tda1 gene encoding threonine ammonia-lyase Tda1; its protein translation is MYGSLLRTGRLARRAFDTQSLRKIQVPRASSLWSLQCRRWNSNNAKSVDENYRDLHIPGIIEDNISPATAEKESSHVSFDIPKDMLLPDGMPDYLRLTLTSHVYDVIEETPLTKGVVISESTGVPVYLKREDLTPVFSFKVRGAHNKMASLDPKLLERGVIACSAGNHAQGVAYSAKQLGVKATIVMPQNTPDIKWKNVKRLGANVLLHGANFDIAKQECNRLAEEHNLRIIHPYDDPYVIAGQGTVGLEILHQLDLRKLDAIYCAIGGGGLIAGISAYVKRIAPHVKIIGVETFDADAFSRSVEEKKRVTLKDVGLFADGTAVKIVGQETYRVASKYVDDVVLVDKDEICAAIKDVFLDTRSVVEPSGAMSVAGMKRYMAKHKPQNTDSASQVCVLSGANMDFDRLRFVAERADLGLNKEVFLSVTIPERPGSFEKLHSIITPRSITEFSYRYDNSEYANIYTSFVVQDRVKELPEVLQKISEHNMVAEDISDNELAKTHARYLIGGKSDVLNERLYRFEFPERPGALSKFLKSLKEVCSISLFHYRNCGGDTANVLAGLQVKEGQLKKLNDILETMGYAWVDESNNPVYLRYLRK
- the dpm3 gene encoding dolichol-phosphate mannosyltransferase subunit 3, whose product is MQRIQKIILYYVLLTILYRVTYLFDLEEPWSSLRPYTPYLFILAFGSYLGVTLLYNVATTHDKPQAYVDLVNDIKEAQDALKTKGFVTEE
- the lsb1 gene encoding Wiskott-Aldrich syndrome-like protein binding protein Lsb1; translation: MIGRNPENYIKHVIRNVYNDFQLLIDEGVLDNDALHWLQQKLPSEGNGVVTPTTKARKADVQASSDSASEPQTSFVTSKVASLSVNQNEEKTPMDQSPSNVSGPQPSPSNPDKASAEQLSAEAHLPPPPSYPHAVENSTIERVVALYNFPGPDAGDLPFNTGDVIDVKEHINKDWWRGSLHGREGIFPSNYVSFLQDPSTRPPAQYPSPGSSSFAPGYPQGYGGQQQPVVVAQNPSPKKNNGLKKFGSNVGSAFVFGAGATAGADLVNSIF
- the mei3 gene encoding meiosis inducing protein Mei3 — its product is MNPSNINASSLQTQRSSSVSPTTTAARVSKTNTSGATGNASILSPLRSYPMKRTKCTYRRSPATVPLITAEFENKENVSKSSNDTSVKSTKRALAASDIMNETTLFDLFHTPMGDATMDITERVNNESRQSM
- the egt1 gene encoding ergothioneine biosynthesis protein Egt1 is translated as MTSNNIINIGSLEVLFSPEIIEQCLNVCQLPTSLLYDEKGLQLFDKITETEEYYLFDCELSILQRNSDTIAQELLSPDLPNTVVELGCGAMHKTKHLLDAFERSGKDVNFYALDLNEDELRRGLSQLEQHASYKHVKIAGICGCFDMFLQNIEKFRGPANGQISILYLGSSIGNFNRDSATKFLKSFSDRLAIGDKLLLSFDHRNSAELVQRAYDDSSHVTETFEKNILTSANRVFGEDLFNESDWDYVSKYDEDIGVHRAYLRAKKDITIAKGPMKFDFKAGHLLLCEESWKSNDNECREIIRNGNFVVNNVYTNVIPSYSVYVGSKSSPNLPQVPNEAPISLEEWSQTRAIWLFVTNKLLNDSNIFNVWIPLRHPFVFYMGHIPVFNDIYLSRIFENPATAPKREYWDWFQRGIDPDVENPEHCHWHSQAPPNWPSPNELRSYEVASWQNHILKLFDGSHALSPSQKRIVWLCYEHVAMHIETTLYIYVQSFQHPKQNNVICGLPPCKTPKLEKDPSWIKFSNGQVLLGLPIQNDRNTSSNPEKPDEQEFFGWDNEKPSRIEQVSPFQIANRPISNGEYLDYLESKPASDKHYPKLWKLIDGKLYLKTMYGLLPLENYSSWPVMASFEELNAYAASKGCRLPTEEELNYFYDHVLQRKSEAYVSTRGLATGFQQLHPAKLKDDGTPQIFTGAWEWSSTVLDKHEGFEPEALYPDYTQDFFDGKHNVVLGGSFATVPRIANRRSFRNFYQRQYQYAWITARLAKSI